The following is a genomic window from Anaerolineae bacterium.
CAGTTCAAACTCGCGCACCAGGGTCATACGGCGGAACATCTCCAGCAACAGCGAAGGGTCATAGGTGGAAAGGGGTTGAGCGGACAGTGTCTGAAGCATTTCAGCATGATGGTCGGACATGCATCACCTCGCAGTAGGCCGGCACAGCAGGATGCTAAACGGAGCTGGGAACAGCCACCACATTTATATGCAATCTTATCACAAATGATAGGATTTGTCAACTCGGAGTAAACGAGAGGGAGTCGCCATTGCGCAGGGCAGGGCTGGCCGGCCCTGCCCCCGCAGGCCGCACAGCGGTAGAAGGTCCCGCGGACGCGAGGCTTCCGCGCCAGAGGGGGTGAGCATCCACCCTTCGTCTCCTCCTCCGCAGGTGCTTTCCCCACCACTCTAGGACGCCCCCTGTGGTGAGGCAATTTGACAGATCCCTGAAGTCGTATACAATGTTGAATACGTATTCATCCGCTTGCTGTCCAGGATACTAGGAGGTAATGCGAAATGAAGCTCATCCGCCGGCAGGACGTTCCCCTACGGCCGCTCCCCGGTCGTGCCATTCAGTTGGTTGTCGGCCAGCAAGGCGCCGCCTCCCCCAGCAATCTGATCACCATGGGGTTCGCCCGCTATGCCGCAGAATATGGGCCGATGAGCCCACACCGGCACGCGGAAGAGGTGGTGGTGGTGCTGGAATCCGAACGCGGGTACGTCAGATTCGGAGGGTTCGGTGATCAACCCGATGAATTAGGTGAGCGCATTCCGCTCGAGCCGGATATGATCCTGCACTTTCCCGAAAACGAATGGCATGTCTTTGAGTACGACGAGGGTGGCTCTATCACCATCGCCTTCTTCTATCCCAGCGCGAGCGTATACGCCGGACAAATCTCCAAGTAACAGATTGGGGTTTCGGCAGGAATAGAAGATTGGCCTGGGATGTTGGATCCCAGGCCAATCCTTATCTCTTATCTCTGGGGAAAGGCTCTGCGGAAGGCGGTGACGCGATCGGCCGCTAACCTGGCCAGCCCTACTCCATCGGCCAACACCATCAGCATCTGATAGCCACGGCGGTACAAACTTTCTGCCTGCTCCCAGCTCGTGCAGGTGGTCGCCAATACCTTGCCGGCCTTCAATACCCCCTCCTCAGCCCTCGCAATGGCGGATTGTACCTCTGGATGGCCCGGGTTGGCGAAATACCCCATCGAGGTTGCGAGGTC
Proteins encoded in this region:
- a CDS encoding 2,4-dihydroxyhept-2-ene-1,7-dioic acid aldolase, yielding YLSRANEELLVLVAVETLEAVSNLPEILGVEGLDGVFIGPMDLATSMGYFANPGHPEVQSAIARAEEGVLKAGKVLATTCTSWEQAESLYRRGYQMLMVLADGVGLARLAADRVTAFRRAFPQR